In one window of Paraflavitalea soli DNA:
- a CDS encoding GntR family transcriptional regulator, which translates to MDFLEIDHQSALPLHAQVEDLLRKLIEKPEYQNGKLLPNEINIAKKLGISRSTVRQATNKLVYEQLLIRKKGVGTSVARNNISTKLDKWASFTHEMDEKGVVFKNYSIKVSNVVPDKEIQQLFKINPGTKVLKMERVKGLASEPIVYFVSYFHPRTGLTTDDDFSKPLYETLEKEHHIVVSVSKEGISAILADKQLSKLLSVETGAPILFRKRVVCDAGDRPIEYNLGYYRADRFTYTIDIARK; encoded by the coding sequence ATGGATTTTTTGGAGATTGATCATCAAAGTGCACTTCCCTTACACGCCCAGGTTGAAGATCTGTTGCGTAAACTGATCGAGAAACCTGAGTACCAGAACGGCAAACTACTGCCCAATGAGATCAATATTGCCAAAAAGCTCGGCATATCCCGGAGCACCGTGCGCCAGGCTACCAATAAGCTCGTGTACGAGCAACTGCTGATCCGCAAGAAGGGTGTAGGCACCTCGGTAGCCAGGAACAATATCTCTACCAAGCTCGATAAATGGGCCTCCTTTACCCACGAAATGGATGAAAAAGGGGTGGTGTTCAAGAACTACAGCATCAAAGTATCCAACGTAGTGCCCGACAAAGAAATTCAGCAGCTTTTCAAGATCAATCCCGGCACCAAGGTGCTTAAAATGGAGCGGGTAAAAGGTTTGGCGAGTGAACCCATCGTTTATTTCGTGTCCTATTTCCACCCACGCACCGGCCTTACCACAGATGATGATTTCTCCAAACCTTTGTATGAAACGCTGGAAAAAGAGCACCATATTGTAGTATCTGTTTCCAAAGAAGGGATCAGCGCCATCCTGGCCGACAAACAGCTGAGCAAACTCCTGTCTGTAGAGACCGGCGCACCCATCCTGTTCCGCAAAAGGGTGGTTTGCGATGCCGGCGACCGTCCTATCGAATATAACCTTGGCTATTACAGGGCCGATCGTTTCACCTATACCATTGATATCGCCCGTAAATAA
- a CDS encoding TetR/AcrR family transcriptional regulator, protein MGSKERKARNRLKMHKDILHAALNIVKEEGYRSLSLRRLANNIEFSATAVYLYFKNKEALLVDLARLGYQQLNISIDINCKGIIDPRSRLKAMLRTYLDFATHEKDLYLLMQEIGIELNELNPLFPEMLTFVNSINQAITKACGKENSNDTYLKRKCYISMAIVQGLASLNLIHKDLDARSQSQMLDDAIDSLIVSLD, encoded by the coding sequence ATGGGAAGTAAAGAAAGAAAAGCAAGGAACCGGTTGAAAATGCATAAAGATATTCTTCATGCAGCATTGAACATTGTCAAAGAGGAAGGATATCGGTCTCTGAGTTTAAGAAGACTGGCGAACAACATTGAATTTTCCGCTACAGCGGTGTATCTGTATTTCAAAAACAAAGAGGCGCTATTAGTTGATTTGGCCAGGTTGGGATATCAACAGCTTAATATCAGTATAGATATAAACTGCAAGGGTATAATTGACCCGAGGAGCAGATTAAAGGCAATGCTTAGAACCTATTTGGATTTTGCAACCCATGAAAAGGATTTATATCTTCTTATGCAGGAGATTGGAATCGAGCTAAACGAATTAAATCCGCTGTTTCCGGAAATGCTAACATTTGTTAATTCAATAAATCAGGCAATTACAAAGGCATGTGGAAAAGAAAATAGTAACGATACTTATCTGAAACGCAAGTGCTACATCTCAATGGCCATTGTGCAAGGGCTTGCATCGCTCAATTTAATTCATAAAGATTTAGATGCTCGTTCCCAATCTCAAATGCTGGATGATGCGATTGATAGCTTGATAGTTTCTTTAGATTAA
- a CDS encoding NAD(P)/FAD-dependent oxidoreductase → MTDNKNFDVIIVGGSYAGLSAAMSLGRALRNVLIIDSGLPCNRQTPHSHNFITQDGEKPNVIAEKAKNQVLKYDTVKFLTDLVINGTKTDNGFEISTQSGKLFSAKKLVFATGLKDTMLNIKGFSECWGITVLHCPYCHGYEVKNQKTGIFANGYGAFHLARLIRNWTKDLTIFTNGKSELTQTQTDEIKRHNISIVERKIASLKHKDGVVEEIIFSDNSTFQLKAIYSRPPFEQHCKIPELLGCELTEQGLIKVDTCQKTTVDSIFACGDNTNPLRAVSYAISTGNNTGVFLNNAITEEEFLK, encoded by the coding sequence ATGACAGATAACAAAAATTTTGACGTAATAATAGTTGGCGGAAGCTATGCAGGACTTTCTGCAGCAATGTCTTTGGGACGGGCATTAAGGAATGTTTTAATCATTGACAGCGGTTTGCCTTGCAACCGGCAAACACCTCATTCACATAACTTTATTACGCAAGACGGAGAAAAACCAAACGTTATTGCGGAAAAAGCGAAAAATCAAGTGTTGAAATACGACACAGTAAAATTCTTAACTGACCTTGTCATTAATGGAACGAAAACCGATAATGGCTTTGAGATTTCAACTCAATCTGGAAAATTATTTTCGGCTAAAAAACTCGTTTTTGCAACAGGCTTAAAAGACACAATGCTAAACATTAAGGGGTTTTCTGAATGTTGGGGAATTACAGTACTTCATTGTCCGTATTGCCACGGATATGAAGTGAAAAATCAAAAAACTGGGATTTTTGCAAATGGATATGGTGCATTTCATTTGGCTCGACTCATTCGTAACTGGACAAAGGATTTAACGATATTTACCAATGGAAAGTCGGAACTGACACAAACGCAAACCGATGAAATCAAAAGACACAATATTTCAATAGTTGAAAGGAAAATTGCCTCATTGAAACACAAAGACGGAGTAGTTGAAGAAATAATTTTTTCAGACAATTCAACTTTTCAATTAAAAGCGATATATTCAAGACCTCCTTTTGAACAGCATTGTAAAATCCCCGAATTGTTGGGCTGTGAATTGACAGAGCAGGGGCTTATCAAAGTAGATACATGTCAAAAAACAACAGTAGATAGTATATTCGCTTGTGGAGACAATACCAATCCTCTTCGTGCTGTATCTTACGCTATATCAACAGGGAATAATACAGGAGTATTCTTAAATAACGCAATAACAGAAGAGGAATTTTTAAAATGA
- a CDS encoding SDR family NAD(P)-dependent oxidoreductase, with amino-acid sequence MKQYILITGASSGIGCEMAQQLAALKYNLILTARSEDKLAAMQQELSSRYGVVVHYITKDLSKAEQAYQLYDDIKSANYQVSHLVNNAGFGDYGSFLETSLEKELNMIDLNVSSLVILTKIFAKDMVARKSGRIMNVSSVIAYLPFPYMSVYSATKSFVLAFSETLAAELEGTGVVVTTLAPGTTETAFVSPEMRETNLVKSNKPTPVKTVAAEGVKLLLHGKGKKIVGFQNRFNSILAGILPDSVMMKIKMKLASAR; translated from the coding sequence ATGAAACAATACATCTTAATAACCGGAGCATCGTCCGGAATTGGTTGCGAAATGGCCCAACAGCTTGCGGCTTTAAAATACAATCTAATCCTCACTGCCCGCAGTGAGGATAAATTGGCAGCCATGCAGCAGGAATTATCCTCGAGGTATGGGGTTGTCGTACATTACATAACCAAAGACCTAAGCAAAGCAGAGCAGGCGTATCAGTTATATGATGATATAAAGAGCGCCAACTACCAGGTATCTCATTTGGTGAACAACGCAGGATTTGGCGACTATGGCAGTTTTTTGGAAACATCACTGGAAAAAGAGTTGAACATGATTGATCTCAACGTCAGTAGCCTGGTTATCCTCACCAAAATATTTGCGAAAGACATGGTAGCCCGAAAGTCGGGCAGAATCATGAACGTGTCTTCAGTGATTGCCTATTTGCCTTTTCCTTACATGTCGGTGTATTCCGCTACCAAGTCTTTTGTCTTGGCATTTTCGGAAACTCTCGCTGCCGAGCTGGAAGGAACCGGCGTAGTGGTTACCACACTTGCTCCCGGCACAACTGAGACAGCTTTTGTTTCACCGGAAATGCGGGAAACCAATTTGGTGAAATCCAATAAGCCCACCCCGGTAAAAACAGTGGCTGCTGAAGGAGTGAAACTTTTACTACACGGAAAAGGAAAGAAAATTGTAGGCTTTCAAAACCGGTTTAATTCCATTTTAGCTGGAATACTGCCAGACTCTGTGATGATGAAAATCAAGATGAAGTTGGCAAGTGCCAGGTGA
- a CDS encoding efflux RND transporter permease subunit, which yields MKITNFAVKNYQFTLIIFLLFAVVGVLTLFTMPRSEDPTIHPPEYLITVIYPGTSPKDMEEQVVKPIENKIYGLENIDKMLTTVEDGVAAIQVKFKYGVDINNKYQEISTEINALKNSELPKDIYLIKTEKISSSDVKILQVALVSDNASDKLLRDQADILKTRLEKITNLKEVKYSGMPEQEIRVDVQLDKLAQLKIPLSVVTGSLQSEAADIPGGSINLESKIFNVKTSGKLKNVEDVANTVIYNANGKIIYLKDVAEVSYKSEMVRHITRVNGHRCVLITAAMKDNVNIAKVQGEFLPVLDEFSKGLPANIRLVKTFDQATMVSQRLGHLGFDFGLAILLVVITLLPLGFRASLIVMISIPLSLALGLIAMNLFGFSLNQLSIVGLVVALGLLVDDSIVVVENIERWLREGHSRMDAVLKGTKQIGIAVVGCTATLVIAFLPLAFLPDAAGEFMRSLPMAVITSVLASMIVALTLVPFLGSRMLKTHTHSEGNFFLKQLQKFLTYSYRGIMPRALKWPKTTIAISLVLSALAFFLFTKTGFKLFPTSEKPMFLINIKMPLQADIPESDRVTKLVENELKQHKEIVYYTSNVGKGNPQIYYNVHQQDVKPDFAQIFVQMDDEASPDSKVELVKQLREKFKDFPYAKIEVKDFEQGPPIEANIVVRVFGEDPDTLRKLSFKVEDILRNNPGTVYINNELNTYKSDVKIEINKEKARTLGVLTSDIDKVVRLAVAGLTVGDYIDDRGDSRNIVITLPREKYSNLDVFKNLYVNNIQGSPVLVSQIATISFETSPTAINHFNKSRFAKITSLTKESVLANDVLKNIVPQLDKLQMPTGYYYKLSGEAESEGDTLGGNFLSVILLSTFLFIGVLLLQFKTFKGIIIVLSIIPLGILGGVIMLLIAGHPMSMVSIIGFIGLSGIQVKNSLLLVDFTNQLRTEGHSIDSAIKIAGETRFLPVVLTSITAICGLIPLAWNPNPLISPLAIVLIGGLISSTILSRIVTPVMYKLIPPSIENI from the coding sequence ATGAAGATCACAAACTTTGCCGTTAAAAACTATCAGTTCACCCTCATTATATTCCTGCTGTTTGCAGTGGTTGGTGTACTCACCTTGTTTACAATGCCCCGTTCGGAAGATCCAACTATACATCCGCCGGAGTATCTCATAACTGTCATATATCCAGGCACTAGTCCTAAAGATATGGAAGAGCAAGTGGTAAAGCCCATTGAAAACAAAATCTACGGACTGGAGAATATTGACAAAATGCTTACCACAGTTGAGGATGGTGTGGCGGCGATCCAGGTGAAATTCAAATATGGTGTTGATATTAACAATAAGTACCAGGAAATTTCTACAGAGATAAATGCTTTGAAAAACAGTGAACTTCCCAAGGATATCTACCTGATCAAAACAGAAAAAATATCTTCTTCCGATGTTAAAATTTTACAGGTTGCCTTGGTTTCGGATAACGCTTCCGATAAACTGTTGAGAGACCAGGCTGATATATTAAAAACCCGCCTGGAGAAAATAACAAACCTCAAAGAAGTTAAATATTCCGGTATGCCGGAACAGGAAATCCGTGTTGATGTACAATTGGACAAACTGGCGCAACTGAAGATCCCGCTTAGCGTAGTTACAGGTAGTTTACAAAGCGAAGCGGCAGACATTCCGGGGGGAAGCATTAACCTGGAGAGTAAGATCTTTAATGTAAAAACCAGCGGAAAACTTAAGAACGTGGAGGATGTTGCCAATACTGTCATCTACAACGCCAATGGGAAGATCATCTATCTGAAAGATGTAGCTGAGGTAAGTTATAAAAGCGAAATGGTCCGCCACATTACGCGCGTAAACGGGCATCGTTGTGTACTGATTACGGCTGCAATGAAAGACAATGTTAATATTGCGAAAGTGCAGGGAGAGTTTCTTCCGGTATTGGACGAATTTTCCAAAGGATTGCCTGCTAATATTCGGCTTGTCAAAACTTTTGATCAGGCTACCATGGTTTCACAACGTTTGGGACATCTCGGATTTGATTTTGGTTTAGCAATTCTTTTAGTAGTCATTACCTTATTGCCTTTAGGATTCAGGGCATCGCTCATTGTAATGATCTCTATTCCGCTTTCTTTAGCCTTAGGGCTTATAGCAATGAATTTATTTGGGTTTTCATTAAATCAGCTAAGTATTGTTGGACTTGTTGTGGCTTTGGGATTGTTAGTGGATGACAGTATTGTTGTGGTAGAAAATATAGAAAGATGGCTTAGGGAAGGACATTCACGAATGGATGCTGTTCTGAAAGGCACAAAACAAATCGGTATAGCAGTTGTAGGATGTACAGCCACTTTGGTAATTGCATTTTTGCCCCTGGCCTTCCTGCCTGATGCAGCCGGCGAATTTATGCGCAGCCTGCCTATGGCTGTTATAACCAGTGTATTGGCATCAATGATCGTGGCTTTAACGCTTGTTCCTTTCCTTGGAAGCCGGATGCTGAAAACACACACACATAGCGAAGGAAATTTTTTCCTTAAGCAACTGCAAAAATTCCTGACTTATAGTTATCGGGGTATTATGCCACGAGCTTTAAAATGGCCTAAAACAACTATTGCAATATCATTAGTACTAAGTGCGCTGGCCTTTTTCTTATTTACAAAAACAGGATTCAAACTTTTTCCCACATCTGAAAAGCCAATGTTCCTGATCAATATCAAAATGCCGCTGCAGGCTGATATTCCCGAAAGTGATCGTGTAACTAAACTCGTGGAAAATGAATTAAAGCAACACAAAGAGATTGTGTATTATACAAGCAACGTTGGTAAAGGAAATCCGCAGATATATTATAATGTACATCAACAAGACGTAAAGCCCGATTTTGCCCAGATTTTTGTACAGATGGATGATGAGGCAAGTCCTGACTCTAAAGTAGAGTTAGTTAAGCAGCTAAGAGAAAAGTTTAAGGATTTCCCTTATGCCAAAATTGAAGTAAAAGATTTTGAACAGGGCCCCCCGATAGAAGCCAATATAGTTGTAAGGGTTTTTGGTGAAGACCCGGACACACTGCGCAAGCTTTCCTTTAAGGTGGAGGACATTTTACGCAACAACCCAGGTACTGTTTACATCAATAATGAATTAAACACCTACAAATCGGATGTTAAAATAGAAATAAATAAAGAAAAAGCCCGCACACTGGGTGTGCTTACAAGCGATATTGATAAAGTAGTTCGACTGGCGGTAGCGGGATTAACCGTTGGTGATTATATAGATGACAGAGGCGATTCACGCAATATTGTCATAACACTTCCCAGGGAGAAATATTCAAACCTGGATGTGTTTAAGAATCTGTATGTAAATAACATACAAGGCAGTCCTGTATTAGTTAGTCAAATTGCGACGATCTCTTTTGAAACATCACCTACTGCCATAAATCATTTTAATAAATCTCGTTTCGCAAAAATCACCTCTCTCACCAAAGAAAGTGTATTGGCAAATGATGTTTTAAAGAACATTGTTCCCCAACTGGATAAACTTCAAATGCCGACTGGCTACTATTACAAACTATCCGGTGAAGCGGAATCGGAAGGTGATACACTGGGTGGAAATTTTTTGTCAGTTATCCTGTTAAGTACATTCCTTTTTATTGGAGTTCTGTTACTACAATTTAAGACGTTTAAAGGTATCATCATTGTACTATCTATTATTCCATTAGGAATTCTGGGAGGTGTGATAATGCTATTGATCGCCGGCCATCCGATGTCAATGGTTTCTATTATTGGTTTCATTGGTTTGTCCGGCATACAAGTCAAAAATTCGCTGTTACTCGTTGATTTTACTAACCAGTTGCGAACTGAAGGACATAGCATTGATAGCGCAATTAAGATAGCAGGAGAAACCCGTTTTTTACCGGTTGTGCTCACGTCTATAACTGCCATTTGCGGATTAATTCCACTTGCCTGGAATCCCAATCCACTTATCTCTCCATTAGCGATTGTGTTGATTGGTGGATTAATCAGTTCAACCATTCTTTCAAGAATTGTAACGCCGGTAATGTATAAGCTTATTCCGCCTTCCATTGAAAATATTTAA
- a CDS encoding efflux RND transporter periplasmic adaptor subunit, with protein sequence MKKNQLLLLAAAILILYSCHDEDKAKKAFEVADVIPVKTSAVSALALPQKISATGLVSTENEAKYSFKIGGVISSVLIEEGQFFRKGQLLATLNSTEIAAGVSQSSLNVEKAQRDHDRAVNLYKDSVFTLEQLQNTKTALDIAQKAKEAVSFNEHYSKIYAASDGFVSQKIANEGEVIGPGMPVLAINETQRNNNYILRVGVTDKEWAMINLGQTSTVTLDGYEDKQIEAFVFRKSQVADRTLGSFQVELKLKLKDIKPAVGMFGKAEISTSQNENVKVVPYGSLVEADGDKAFVFTPDGANKVRKIPVTISRVDNQQVYLKGGLDGVEEIVISNSAYLNEKSTIKIIR encoded by the coding sequence ATGAAAAAAAATCAATTACTCCTCCTTGCCGCAGCAATATTAATTTTATATTCCTGCCATGATGAAGACAAGGCAAAAAAAGCATTTGAAGTAGCAGATGTTATCCCTGTAAAGACCTCTGCTGTATCCGCATTGGCATTACCCCAAAAAATAAGTGCTACAGGGCTCGTAAGCACAGAAAACGAAGCTAAATATTCTTTCAAGATTGGCGGTGTAATCAGCAGTGTGTTGATAGAAGAAGGTCAGTTTTTTCGAAAAGGTCAGTTGCTCGCTACGCTCAATTCCACTGAAATTGCTGCCGGCGTATCACAATCCAGTTTAAATGTAGAGAAGGCACAGCGTGATCATGATCGGGCCGTTAATCTTTACAAAGACAGTGTTTTTACATTAGAGCAGTTGCAAAACACCAAAACAGCCCTGGATATTGCTCAAAAAGCAAAAGAGGCTGTTTCCTTTAATGAACATTATTCAAAAATATATGCGGCTTCTGATGGTTTTGTAAGCCAGAAAATTGCCAATGAAGGAGAAGTAATAGGACCCGGTATGCCGGTGCTGGCTATTAACGAAACACAGCGGAACAATAATTATATTTTGAGAGTCGGTGTTACAGACAAGGAATGGGCAATGATTAACCTGGGGCAAACCTCAACTGTGACACTTGATGGATATGAGGATAAACAAATTGAGGCTTTCGTGTTTCGTAAGTCGCAGGTGGCAGATCGTACACTGGGCTCTTTTCAGGTAGAACTAAAGTTGAAATTAAAGGATATAAAGCCGGCAGTAGGTATGTTTGGCAAAGCGGAAATATCTACCAGTCAGAATGAAAATGTCAAGGTCGTCCCATATGGATCGTTGGTAGAAGCCGATGGCGATAAGGCATTCGTATTTACACCTGACGGAGCTAATAAGGTCAGGAAAATTCCTGTAACTATTTCAAGGGTCGACAATCAACAGGTGTATCTAAAAGGTGGACTTGATGGAGTGGAAGAAATCGTGATCTCTAATAGTGCCTATCTCAACGAAAAATCTACAATAAAAATTATTCGGTAA
- a CDS encoding TolC family protein codes for MKPENRILHYLFLMVFAIVSVHPLKAQNKLDEYIKQGLTSNQSIKQQTFMLEKNVYALNEAKSMFLPNISFSTTYTKADGGRTIDFPTGDLLNGAYASLNQLTGSNSFPQLQNQRILLNPDNFYDAKFRTSLPILNAELSYNKRIKLQQVDFQKSEVLLYKRELVKEIKTAYFKYIKAINAIRIYESSLRLVEEGQRINTALFNNSKVNRTAVIRSNNEVAKMNADLIAANKTAESARYYFNFLLNRPLTDSILLDEMIALPRQDYLLSENINGREELTKLKIAKDINSNLNGLAKSYLIPKIGTYLDLGSQAFDWKFNKQSRYYFLGVSLEWDLFSFGKNSYKIKQTLADRQTIEAQTDYVQQQLLTELKVRQNDMQSAIAQYKSAQSQLKTAQTYYGDVLKLYKEGMAIYIELLDAQNQLIDAQLNANIALFDTWIAHAAIERANASFIIQ; via the coding sequence ATGAAGCCTGAAAACAGAATTCTCCACTATCTCTTTCTTATGGTATTTGCCATTGTTTCAGTTCATCCATTGAAAGCTCAAAATAAACTGGATGAGTACATCAAGCAAGGGCTTACATCCAACCAAAGTATTAAGCAGCAGACTTTTATGTTAGAAAAAAACGTCTACGCGCTCAACGAGGCAAAAAGTATGTTCCTGCCAAACATTTCCTTCTCAACTACTTACACGAAAGCTGATGGAGGCCGCACAATAGATTTTCCAACGGGTGATCTGCTAAATGGGGCTTACGCTTCGCTAAATCAATTGACTGGAAGTAATTCATTTCCCCAGCTTCAAAACCAGCGCATTCTGCTGAATCCTGACAACTTCTATGATGCAAAATTTCGTACAAGCCTGCCTATTTTGAACGCAGAGCTTAGTTATAACAAAAGAATTAAACTGCAACAGGTTGATTTTCAAAAATCAGAAGTACTGCTATACAAACGTGAATTGGTAAAAGAGATTAAAACAGCTTACTTCAAATATATAAAAGCTATTAATGCTATTAGGATCTATGAATCATCCCTTCGGCTTGTGGAAGAGGGTCAGCGAATTAATACCGCACTTTTTAACAATAGCAAAGTAAACCGTACCGCAGTTATTCGAAGTAATAATGAGGTCGCCAAAATGAATGCTGATCTTATTGCAGCAAACAAAACAGCAGAATCCGCCCGTTATTATTTTAACTTTTTGCTAAACCGCCCATTAACAGATAGCATACTGTTAGATGAGATGATAGCTTTACCCAGGCAGGATTATCTGCTAAGCGAAAATATAAACGGCAGGGAAGAGTTAACTAAACTCAAGATTGCAAAAGACATTAATAGCAATTTGAACGGTCTTGCAAAATCATACCTGATCCCTAAGATAGGTACCTATTTAGATCTGGGTTCGCAAGCCTTTGATTGGAAATTTAACAAACAAAGTCGCTACTATTTCCTGGGCGTTTCGCTGGAATGGGACCTCTTTTCTTTTGGAAAAAATTCTTATAAAATAAAACAGACGCTGGCTGACCGCCAAACCATAGAGGCTCAGACAGATTATGTGCAACAACAACTGCTTACCGAGCTCAAAGTTCGGCAGAATGATATGCAAAGCGCCATTGCTCAATATAAATCGGCACAATCACAACTAAAAACCGCTCAAACCTATTACGGTGATGTATTGAAATTATACAAGGAAGGAATGGCTATATATATTGAACTATTGGACGCTCAAAATCAATTAATCGATGCCCAATTGAATGCTAACATTGCTCTTTTCGATACCTGGATTGCTCACGCAGCTATAGAACGCGCCAATGCCAGCTTCATCATTCAATAA
- a CDS encoding TetR/AcrR family transcriptional regulator: protein MGIAERKQEEKQEMHKRILNGARKIFLEKGYEQTSMRNIANEINYSPGSLYFYFKDKSEIFHELHKEGFQLLLMQLKVLEKVANPFERLKAAGRVFIEFAQQNKDYYNLMFIVEEPAKKVESGGFKIAQEAISLVTAVVKDCQQMGKFKDMDTEYLAFMILSTLHGICALFCKDRTTSFVNKTNEELMHHGYECFVALLEKS, encoded by the coding sequence ATGGGAATAGCAGAGAGAAAACAAGAGGAAAAACAAGAAATGCATAAACGGATCCTGAATGGCGCCCGTAAAATATTTCTCGAAAAAGGCTATGAACAAACCAGCATGCGCAATATTGCGAATGAAATTAATTATAGCCCTGGATCACTCTATTTTTATTTCAAGGATAAAAGTGAGATTTTTCATGAGCTACATAAGGAAGGGTTTCAATTGCTGCTCATGCAGTTAAAAGTCCTGGAAAAAGTGGCCAATCCTTTTGAACGTTTGAAAGCAGCGGGGCGCGTTTTTATCGAATTTGCACAACAAAATAAAGACTATTACAACTTAATGTTTATTGTTGAAGAACCCGCTAAAAAAGTTGAAAGCGGTGGTTTTAAGATAGCTCAGGAAGCGATTAGTCTGGTAACTGCTGTTGTTAAAGATTGTCAACAGATGGGCAAGTTCAAAGATATGGATACTGAGTATTTAGCATTTATGATACTTTCAACACTTCACGGAATTTGTGCCTTGTTCTGTAAAGACCGCACAACAAGTTTTGTGAACAAGACAAATGAAGAACTTATGCACCACGGTTATGAGTGTTTTGTTGCTTTGCTCGAAAAGAGCTAA